One window from the genome of Longimicrobium sp. encodes:
- a CDS encoding beta-ketoacyl synthase N-terminal-like domain-containing protein, whose amino-acid sequence MSMIDTQAIEQTTADASPGGDFDVAVIGMAARFPGADDLDTFWANLRDGKECITFFSDDELRAAGFPDAVLADPSFVKATGKLSDVEHFDAAFFGFSPREAETLEPAHRLFLEVAWEAMEDAGWEPGRVPGAVAVYAGAAGAGYGDRVRANAEIMAAGAFQVKLGSAPDFLATRVAYKLDLRGPAVSVQTGCSTGLVAIHLAAQGLLRGECDLALAGGTCVNVPAESGYMYSPGSILSPDGHCRAFDAHSAGAIGGNGAGVVVLKRLADALRDGDAIHAVIRGSAVNNDGAAKVAYTAPGVEGQAAVIGEALALAGVDPDTVGFVETHGTGTELGDTIEIAALTRAYRASTRRTGFCALGAVKTSVGHLDTAAGIAGFIKAVLALEHGEIPPLVNFTAPNPRLDLPSSPFYVPSVAKGWETDGHPRRAGVSSFGIGGTNAHVVLEEAPATSPSGPSRPWQLLAVSARSGAAADAAASRLADHLQQHPDLPLADVAFTLREGRRAFSHRRVAVVRAGEDAAAILRGAVPGRVAGGVAEANTPSVAFLFPGLGDHYPNMARGLYEAEPAFRAEVDRCAEILRPLLDLDLREVVFAGDAPSDAAPSTSIDLRRMLQRDEPNPAAARLNRTDVAQPAVFVIDYALARLWMSWGIVPDAVIGHSLGEYAAACIAGVLSLEDALRLVAGRARLIDALPGGVMLAVSTSPDALRPHLPEGVGIATVNAPGLCVAAGPESGISILEKRLGDAGIVARRLPTTHAFHSPMMAPAADGVARLAAAVRLSPPKIPMVSNVTGTWLADAEATDPAYWTRHMLGTVRFAEGIGELLREPGRVLLEVGPGQTLGTFVRQRPGGDGEEAPAAIVPSIRFAYDRRPDQAVLLEALGRLWLAGVSADWGAFRGPERRRRVHLPAYPWEKQRYWVDAPDDAAFSIAPRAEGKRTDPADWTYVPTWTRTRAATPAADEGRVLLITDGGALGDALAIELLGTGRPLVSARPGDRFAHTADGFTLRADHREDFRALADAVKDDPPRVVVHVSNDPVAFLLLAAALAHAGVEARVVAVTRGAQEVSGDEEMDPRAAAILGALRVVQQEHPGLACRGVDVVGEDPALAARLAGEVLADADEPVVALRGRHRWARGFRAARVERPAAAKEGGVYVFVGGMEGRGAALAAALARTPGVRIAVLDPRVPGRGELDFLLRMVAPDNPVYAAGMAVRGLWEAGVEMITDRADAVHELEAGFRRVEERWGRIDGVIHELGTGTLGTLAATDEVHPAGWALEIETLRERLAALERALAGRAPEWVLLESSLAGVLGSPGRVRVAMANALADAWAQRAARSGAPWTSVAWDRWAAAPLADGDDLWITPDEVAPALGRVLALAGEPNVLVSTGDLEARVRRSAEPAAEAAAPAQRYARPDDLTTEYAPPETETEERIAEVWQSLLGVDHVGVHDDFFALGGHSLLATQIIARLKDMFELELPLKVIFEAPTIARLAVLVEEAILAEIEELTDEEAEELVAG is encoded by the coding sequence ATGAGCATGATCGATACGCAGGCAATCGAGCAGACCACCGCCGACGCATCGCCCGGCGGCGACTTCGACGTGGCGGTGATCGGGATGGCGGCGCGCTTTCCCGGGGCGGACGACCTGGACACGTTCTGGGCCAACCTCCGCGACGGGAAGGAGTGCATCACCTTCTTCTCCGACGACGAGCTGCGCGCCGCGGGCTTCCCGGATGCCGTTCTCGCCGATCCCAGCTTCGTCAAGGCGACGGGGAAGCTCTCCGACGTGGAGCACTTCGACGCCGCGTTCTTCGGCTTCAGCCCGCGCGAGGCGGAGACGCTGGAGCCGGCGCACCGCCTCTTCCTCGAGGTGGCGTGGGAGGCGATGGAGGACGCGGGGTGGGAGCCCGGCCGCGTTCCCGGCGCCGTGGCGGTCTACGCCGGCGCGGCGGGGGCGGGGTATGGCGACCGCGTCCGCGCGAACGCCGAGATCATGGCCGCCGGCGCCTTCCAGGTGAAGCTCGGCTCCGCGCCCGACTTCCTGGCGACGCGCGTGGCGTACAAGCTCGACCTGCGCGGGCCCGCCGTCTCCGTGCAGACCGGGTGCTCGACCGGCCTCGTCGCCATCCACCTCGCGGCGCAGGGGCTGCTGCGCGGCGAGTGCGACCTGGCGCTGGCCGGGGGCACCTGCGTCAACGTTCCCGCCGAGAGCGGCTACATGTACTCGCCGGGGAGCATCCTCTCTCCCGACGGCCACTGCCGCGCCTTCGACGCGCACTCGGCCGGGGCGATCGGCGGCAACGGCGCGGGCGTGGTCGTGCTCAAGCGCCTGGCCGATGCGCTGCGCGACGGCGACGCCATCCACGCGGTGATCCGCGGCAGCGCGGTGAACAACGACGGCGCCGCCAAGGTCGCCTACACCGCGCCCGGCGTGGAAGGCCAGGCCGCCGTCATCGGCGAGGCGCTGGCGCTGGCGGGCGTCGACCCCGACACCGTGGGCTTCGTGGAGACGCACGGCACGGGGACGGAGCTGGGCGACACCATCGAGATCGCCGCGCTGACGCGGGCGTACCGCGCGTCGACGCGCCGCACCGGCTTCTGCGCGCTCGGCGCGGTGAAGACGAGCGTCGGCCACCTCGACACCGCGGCGGGGATCGCGGGCTTCATCAAGGCCGTCCTGGCGCTGGAGCACGGCGAGATCCCACCCCTGGTCAACTTCACCGCGCCCAACCCGCGGCTCGATCTCCCGTCGTCGCCCTTCTACGTCCCGTCCGTCGCGAAGGGGTGGGAGACGGACGGGCATCCGCGCCGCGCGGGCGTCAGCTCGTTCGGCATCGGCGGGACGAACGCGCACGTGGTGCTGGAAGAGGCGCCGGCGACGTCGCCCTCCGGCCCGTCGCGGCCGTGGCAGCTCCTCGCCGTCTCCGCGCGCAGCGGGGCGGCGGCGGACGCGGCGGCTTCGCGCCTCGCCGACCATCTCCAGCAGCATCCCGACCTCCCCCTCGCGGACGTCGCCTTTACCTTGCGCGAGGGGCGGCGCGCCTTTTCGCACCGCCGCGTCGCCGTGGTGCGTGCGGGCGAGGACGCGGCGGCCATCCTCCGCGGCGCCGTCCCCGGGCGCGTGGCGGGCGGCGTGGCGGAGGCGAACACGCCGTCGGTCGCCTTCCTCTTCCCGGGGCTGGGGGATCACTACCCGAACATGGCGCGCGGGCTGTACGAGGCCGAGCCCGCCTTCCGCGCCGAGGTGGACCGCTGCGCGGAGATCCTGCGCCCGCTCCTGGACCTCGACCTCCGCGAGGTGGTGTTCGCGGGCGACGCGCCGTCCGACGCGGCGCCGTCCACGAGCATCGACCTGCGCCGCATGCTGCAGCGCGACGAGCCGAACCCCGCGGCCGCGCGGCTGAACCGCACCGACGTGGCCCAGCCCGCCGTCTTCGTCATCGACTACGCGCTGGCCAGGCTGTGGATGAGCTGGGGGATCGTCCCCGACGCGGTGATCGGCCACTCGCTGGGCGAGTACGCGGCCGCGTGCATCGCCGGCGTGCTCTCGCTGGAGGATGCGCTGCGCCTCGTCGCCGGCCGCGCGCGGCTGATCGACGCGCTTCCCGGGGGGGTGATGCTCGCCGTCTCCACCTCTCCCGACGCGCTCCGTCCCCATCTCCCCGAAGGGGTCGGGATCGCGACGGTGAACGCGCCGGGGCTGTGCGTGGCGGCCGGGCCGGAGAGCGGCATCTCCATCCTGGAAAAGCGTTTGGGAGATGCAGGGATCGTCGCGCGCAGGCTGCCGACGACGCACGCCTTCCACTCGCCGATGATGGCGCCCGCGGCGGATGGGGTGGCGCGGCTCGCGGCGGCGGTGCGGCTCTCCCCGCCGAAGATCCCCATGGTGAGCAACGTGACGGGGACGTGGCTGGCGGACGCGGAGGCGACGGACCCGGCGTACTGGACGCGCCACATGCTCGGCACCGTGCGCTTCGCGGAGGGGATCGGGGAGCTGCTGCGCGAGCCCGGCCGCGTGCTGCTGGAGGTCGGCCCCGGCCAGACGCTCGGCACCTTCGTCCGCCAGCGCCCGGGTGGGGACGGCGAGGAGGCGCCCGCGGCCATCGTCCCCTCCATCCGCTTCGCGTACGACCGGCGGCCGGACCAGGCGGTGCTGCTGGAGGCGCTGGGCCGGCTCTGGCTCGCCGGCGTCTCCGCCGACTGGGGCGCGTTCCGCGGCCCGGAGCGCCGCCGCCGGGTCCATCTTCCCGCCTATCCGTGGGAGAAGCAGCGCTACTGGGTCGACGCGCCCGACGACGCGGCGTTCTCCATCGCGCCGCGGGCGGAGGGGAAGCGCACCGATCCGGCGGATTGGACGTACGTGCCGACGTGGACGCGCACGCGCGCGGCGACGCCCGCGGCGGACGAGGGGCGCGTGCTGCTCATCACCGACGGCGGCGCGCTGGGCGACGCGCTGGCGATCGAGCTGCTGGGCACGGGCCGCCCGCTCGTCTCCGCGCGACCGGGGGACAGGTTCGCGCACACGGCGGACGGCTTCACGCTGCGCGCCGACCACCGCGAGGACTTCCGCGCGCTGGCCGACGCGGTGAAGGACGATCCGCCGCGCGTCGTCGTCCACGTCTCCAACGATCCCGTCGCCTTCCTGCTGCTGGCGGCGGCGCTGGCGCACGCGGGCGTGGAGGCGCGCGTCGTCGCCGTCACCCGCGGCGCGCAGGAGGTGAGCGGCGACGAGGAGATGGACCCGCGCGCGGCGGCGATCCTGGGCGCGCTGCGCGTCGTCCAGCAGGAGCACCCCGGCCTCGCCTGCCGCGGCGTCGACGTCGTGGGCGAAGACCCCGCGCTCGCCGCCCGCCTCGCCGGCGAGGTGCTGGCGGACGCGGACGAGCCCGTCGTGGCGCTGCGCGGGCGGCACCGCTGGGCGCGCGGCTTCCGGGCGGCGCGCGTGGAGCGGCCGGCGGCGGCGAAGGAAGGCGGCGTCTACGTCTTCGTCGGGGGGATGGAGGGGCGCGGCGCCGCGCTGGCCGCGGCGCTGGCGCGGACGCCGGGCGTGCGCATCGCGGTGCTCGATCCGCGCGTACCCGGACGCGGCGAGCTGGACTTCCTGCTGAGGATGGTGGCGCCGGACAACCCGGTGTACGCCGCGGGGATGGCCGTGCGCGGGCTGTGGGAGGCGGGCGTGGAGATGATCACCGACCGCGCCGACGCCGTGCACGAGCTGGAGGCCGGCTTCCGCCGCGTGGAGGAGCGCTGGGGGCGGATCGACGGGGTGATCCACGAGCTCGGCACCGGCACGCTCGGCACCCTGGCCGCGACCGACGAGGTGCACCCCGCCGGCTGGGCGCTGGAGATCGAGACGCTGCGGGAGCGCCTGGCCGCGCTGGAGCGCGCGCTCGCCGGCCGCGCGCCGGAGTGGGTGCTGCTGGAGTCGTCGCTCGCGGGCGTCCTGGGCAGCCCCGGCCGCGTGCGCGTGGCGATGGCGAACGCGCTGGCCGACGCCTGGGCGCAGCGCGCGGCCCGCTCCGGCGCGCCGTGGACGAGCGTGGCGTGGGACCGCTGGGCCGCCGCGCCGCTCGCCGATGGCGACGACCTGTGGATCACGCCCGACGAAGTCGCCCCCGCGCTGGGCCGCGTCCTCGCGCTGGCGGGCGAGCCGAACGTCCTGGTGTCGACGGGCGACCTGGAGGCGCGCGTCCGCCGCAGCGCCGAGCCGGCCGCCGAGGCCGCCGCGCCGGCGCAGCGCTACGCCCGGCCCGACGACCTGACGACCGAGTACGCGCCGCCGGAAACGGAGACGGAGGAGCGCATCGCCGAGGTGTGGCAGAGCCTGCTGGGCGTGGACCACGTGGGGGTGCACGACGACTTCTTCGCGCTGGGCGGGCACTCGCTCCTGGCGACGCAGATCATCGCGCGGCTGAAGGACATGTTCGAGCTGGAGCTGCCGCTGAAGGTGATCTTCGAGGCGCCGACCATCGCCAGGCTGGCCGTGCTGGTGGAGGAGGCCATCCTCGCGGAGATCGAGGAGCTGACGGACGAGGAGGCGGAGGAGCTGGTGGCGGGGTAG
- a CDS encoding HAD-IIIC family phosphatase → MSITTNEAPTTMTEKAKKPKGVKCVVWDLDHTVWDGILLEDDNVELRPGVLDIIRALDERGILQSIASRNDHDRAMERLRALGIADFFLHPQIDWNAKGQNVERIAKKLNIGLDTFLFIDDQPFEREEVAFACPQVRTMDAADLAGLLDLPEMNPEFITDDSRRRREMYRADIERQQAEEGFAGPSEEFLRTLEMRFTLGPCSVDDLQRAEELTVRTNQLNTTGYTYGYDELDAFRTSPGHVLLVAGLEDRYGTYGKIGLALVEKTTTEFWTVKLLLMSCRVMSRGVGTIMMSHIMELAKAEGAKLRAEFVPNGRNRMMEVTYRFGGFREVERRGEMILFEHDLATIAPFPEYVRVDVGA, encoded by the coding sequence ATGAGCATCACCACGAACGAAGCGCCGACGACGATGACGGAGAAGGCCAAGAAGCCCAAGGGGGTGAAGTGCGTCGTGTGGGACCTGGACCACACGGTGTGGGACGGCATCCTGCTCGAGGACGACAACGTCGAGTTGCGGCCGGGCGTGCTGGACATCATCCGCGCGCTGGACGAGCGTGGCATCCTGCAGTCCATCGCCAGCCGCAACGACCACGACCGCGCCATGGAGCGGCTGCGCGCGCTCGGCATCGCCGACTTCTTCCTCCATCCCCAGATCGACTGGAACGCCAAGGGGCAGAACGTCGAGCGCATCGCCAAGAAGCTGAACATCGGGCTCGACACCTTCCTGTTCATCGACGACCAGCCGTTCGAGCGCGAGGAGGTGGCGTTCGCCTGCCCGCAGGTGCGCACCATGGACGCGGCCGACCTCGCCGGGCTCCTCGACCTCCCCGAGATGAACCCCGAGTTCATCACCGACGACAGCCGGCGGCGCCGCGAGATGTACCGCGCCGACATCGAGCGGCAGCAGGCCGAGGAGGGCTTCGCCGGGCCCAGCGAGGAGTTCCTGCGCACACTGGAGATGCGCTTCACCCTGGGGCCGTGCAGCGTGGACGACCTGCAGCGCGCCGAGGAGCTGACGGTGCGCACCAACCAGCTCAACACCACCGGCTACACCTACGGCTACGACGAGCTCGACGCCTTCCGCACCTCGCCCGGCCACGTCCTTCTCGTGGCGGGATTGGAGGACCGCTACGGCACCTACGGGAAGATCGGGCTGGCGCTGGTGGAGAAGACCACGACGGAGTTCTGGACCGTCAAGCTGCTGCTGATGAGCTGCCGGGTGATGAGCCGCGGGGTGGGCACCATCATGATGAGCCACATCATGGAGCTGGCGAAGGCGGAGGGGGCGAAGCTGCGCGCCGAGTTCGTCCCCAACGGGCGCAACCGGATGATGGAGGTCACCTACCGCTTCGGCGGCTTCCGCGAGGTGGAGCGCCGCGGCGAGATGATCCTCTTCGAGCACGACCTGGCGACGATCGCCCCGTTCCCGGAGTACGTGCGGGTGGACGTGGGGGCGTAG
- a CDS encoding amino acid adenylation domain-containing protein codes for MQDLLNRKAGLSDAKRALLEKRLRGQARSHRAREAVTRCAGEGPVFPLSFAQERMWFLAQMDPGSPMYSVPLAISIRADVDVPTLERALTSVVRRHETLRTVYRMVDGELRSIVLPPYPARVEVFDWRDRVAAGEDVHALVAEEGARPIDISTGPLYRVTLLRVSEERYVMVTTVHHIATDGWSMPIINREIDYAYGRFVRGLELDLPEPELRYADYAVWQRRWLSGDTLQEQVDYWRNLLAGAPALELPTDRPRPAEQSHRGTFHRFNIPPDVTLPMRELCARETVTLNMVLMASFMALLHKLSGQDDIVVGTLLGNRSRAELEQILGYFVNTAALRMDVAGDPTFMDLVLRARTAVLEADAHQDLPFEKLVDELDLPRDLSRHPVFQVMFFHHVFVGVHRASADGMVTPLDPQPVYAENSVSLVDTGVSKFDMMLCTMEAGDGLMAMLEYNTDLWDAPSMQAFGARMLNLMRGAVARPHARLSELSILDEAERRAVLGDFNATDRELPYLPLARRFEQQAAATPGAPALTHEGTTLAYAELNARANRLARRLRALGAGPEVRVGVCLERTPELIAALLAVAKAGAAWVPLDPSYPPARIRALLADAGAPLVVTTSGRWEAIASDGLAPVLVDAHGDEISHEDSGDLGIGIDPASLAYVLFTSGSTGTPKGVEIPNGAVSNLLGWMREMVADEERAVVLGSTSTSFDVSVAEIFDTLCNGGRLVLVGNALDLVGLPGADEVRMGVMVPTAAAELLRAGALPPSLATLNLAGEALPDTLVDALYATGTVRTVRNIYGPTEATVYATAGVCAPGAPVTIGRPVANTRTYVLDAALQPVPPGVFGELYLAGAQVARGYGGRPALTAERFVPDPFSGVPGARMYRTGDRVRWKEVRECESAKVRKWNDAGDASSRGESALAPSHPRTFALEYHGRFDTQVKVRGHRIEPGEVEHALMHHPAVLEAAAAVRDGRLVAWTVAAPGAEAATGAELRAFLRERLPEYMVPAAFVAMDAFPTTTSGKMDRAALPEPAAEKAPAAAASEGDAPANAVEEALARIWAQVLRRERVGVHENFFELGGDSILSIQVILRAAQEGIRIVPRQIFAHATVAELAAVAGTAPVVVAEQGAVTGEAPLTPVQAWFFAQDLADAHHWNQAFLLRATERIDADLLARAADALLAHHDALRARFVRTGDGWTQRFDAPGGPSPVFVVDLGDVSDAALADAIAARATEAQASLDVERGPVISITLFDCGAHRPQRLLVAAHHLVVDAVSWPPLLADLEAAYRALAAGSDPHLPPKTTSYAHWARRLAAFARTPEVRGETGYWSGIPTHLPPLPVDAEGEDVEGAADAVAVELDEAETRALLEEVPPVYGTQVNDALLAALAIALREWTGREEALVELEGHGREDLFEDVDSSRTVGWFTTMYPVLLRAVGDVGATVKAAKETLRAVPRRGIGYGMLRWIGEPADRALLASRARPEVSFNYLGQVDGSAQGDRSPLLVPAEEPAGAVRSPRAQRRHRIAVEGMTAGGRLRMAFWHSTAVYRRETVERLAEAYASALRALIAHCREGGAGGFTPSDFPEAGLDQASLDALMAQLGG; via the coding sequence ATGCAGGACCTGCTGAACCGCAAGGCCGGACTCTCCGACGCCAAGCGCGCGCTGCTCGAGAAGCGGCTGCGCGGCCAGGCGCGCTCGCACCGCGCGCGCGAGGCCGTCACCCGCTGCGCCGGCGAGGGGCCCGTGTTCCCGCTCTCGTTCGCGCAGGAGCGGATGTGGTTCCTGGCGCAGATGGACCCCGGCTCGCCCATGTACAGCGTGCCCCTGGCCATCTCCATCCGCGCCGACGTGGACGTGCCCACGCTGGAGCGCGCCCTCACCTCGGTGGTGCGCCGCCACGAGACGCTGCGCACCGTCTACCGCATGGTCGACGGCGAGCTCAGGTCCATCGTCCTCCCGCCCTATCCCGCGCGCGTGGAGGTGTTCGACTGGCGCGATCGCGTCGCCGCCGGCGAGGACGTGCACGCGCTGGTGGCCGAGGAGGGCGCGCGGCCCATCGACATCTCCACCGGCCCGCTCTACCGCGTCACCCTGCTGCGCGTGAGCGAAGAGCGGTACGTGATGGTGACCACCGTGCACCACATCGCCACCGACGGGTGGTCGATGCCCATCATCAACCGCGAGATCGACTACGCGTACGGCCGCTTCGTGCGCGGGCTGGAACTGGACCTTCCCGAGCCGGAGCTGCGCTACGCCGACTACGCCGTGTGGCAGCGCCGCTGGCTCTCGGGCGACACGCTGCAGGAGCAGGTGGACTACTGGCGCAACCTCCTCGCGGGGGCGCCCGCGCTGGAGCTGCCCACCGACCGGCCGCGCCCGGCGGAGCAGAGCCACCGCGGGACCTTCCACCGCTTCAACATCCCCCCCGACGTCACGCTGCCCATGCGCGAGCTGTGCGCGCGCGAGACGGTGACGCTGAACATGGTGCTGATGGCGTCGTTCATGGCGCTGCTGCACAAGCTGTCGGGGCAGGACGACATCGTCGTCGGCACGCTGCTGGGCAACCGCAGCCGCGCCGAGCTGGAGCAGATCCTGGGCTACTTCGTGAACACCGCGGCGCTCAGGATGGACGTGGCCGGCGACCCCACGTTCATGGACCTGGTCCTCCGCGCGCGCACCGCCGTGCTCGAGGCCGACGCGCACCAGGACCTGCCGTTCGAGAAGCTGGTGGACGAGCTGGACCTGCCGCGCGACCTCAGCCGGCACCCGGTGTTCCAGGTGATGTTCTTCCACCACGTGTTCGTGGGCGTGCACCGCGCCTCGGCCGACGGGATGGTGACGCCGCTCGACCCGCAGCCGGTCTACGCGGAGAACAGCGTGTCGCTGGTGGACACCGGCGTCAGCAAGTTCGACATGATGCTGTGCACCATGGAGGCCGGCGACGGCCTCATGGCCATGCTGGAGTACAACACCGACCTGTGGGACGCGCCCAGCATGCAGGCGTTCGGCGCGCGCATGCTGAACCTGATGCGCGGCGCCGTCGCCCGGCCGCACGCGCGGCTCTCCGAGCTGTCGATCCTCGACGAGGCCGAGCGGCGCGCCGTCCTGGGCGACTTCAACGCGACCGACCGCGAGCTCCCGTACCTCCCCCTCGCCCGCCGCTTCGAGCAGCAGGCGGCGGCCACGCCCGGCGCGCCCGCGCTGACGCACGAGGGGACGACGCTCGCCTACGCGGAGCTGAACGCGCGCGCGAACCGGCTCGCGCGGCGGCTGCGTGCGCTGGGGGCGGGGCCGGAGGTGCGCGTGGGCGTGTGCCTGGAGCGCACGCCGGAGCTGATCGCCGCGCTCCTCGCCGTCGCCAAGGCGGGGGCGGCGTGGGTGCCGCTCGACCCGTCGTATCCCCCCGCCCGCATCCGCGCGCTGCTGGCGGACGCCGGCGCGCCGCTCGTCGTCACCACCTCGGGGCGATGGGAGGCGATCGCGTCCGACGGCCTCGCGCCTGTCCTCGTCGACGCGCACGGCGATGAAATCTCCCATGAAGATTCTGGGGATCTGGGGATCGGGATCGATCCGGCGAGCCTCGCCTACGTCCTCTTCACCTCGGGGTCGACGGGGACGCCGAAGGGGGTGGAGATCCCCAACGGCGCCGTCTCGAACCTCCTGGGGTGGATGCGCGAGATGGTGGCGGACGAGGAGCGCGCGGTGGTGCTCGGTTCGACGTCGACCTCGTTCGACGTCTCCGTGGCGGAGATCTTCGACACGCTGTGCAACGGCGGGCGGCTCGTCCTCGTCGGCAACGCGCTCGATCTCGTCGGGCTCCCCGGCGCGGACGAGGTGCGGATGGGGGTGATGGTGCCCACCGCCGCCGCCGAGCTGCTGCGCGCGGGCGCGCTCCCTCCGTCGCTGGCCACGCTGAACCTGGCCGGCGAGGCGCTCCCCGACACCCTCGTCGACGCGCTGTACGCCACGGGGACGGTGCGCACCGTCCGCAACATCTACGGCCCCACCGAGGCCACCGTCTACGCCACCGCCGGCGTGTGCGCGCCCGGTGCGCCGGTGACCATCGGCCGCCCCGTCGCCAACACGCGCACGTACGTGCTGGACGCGGCGCTGCAGCCGGTGCCGCCGGGCGTGTTCGGCGAGCTGTACCTGGCCGGCGCGCAGGTGGCGCGCGGCTACGGCGGCCGCCCCGCGCTCACCGCCGAGCGCTTCGTCCCCGACCCGTTCTCCGGCGTCCCCGGCGCGCGGATGTACCGCACGGGGGATCGGGTGCGGTGGAAGGAAGTGCGAGAGTGCGAAAGTGCGAAGGTACGAAAGTGGAACGACGCGGGAGATGCTTCGTCTCGCGGCGAATCCGCTCTCGCACCCTCGCACCCTCGCACTTTCGCACTCGAATACCACGGGCGCTTCGACACGCAGGTGAAGGTGCGCGGCCACCGCATCGAGCCGGGCGAGGTGGAGCACGCGCTGATGCATCACCCCGCTGTGCTCGAGGCCGCCGCGGCCGTGCGCGACGGGCGGCTGGTGGCGTGGACCGTGGCCGCGCCGGGGGCGGAGGCCGCGACGGGGGCCGAGCTGCGCGCCTTCCTGCGCGAGCGCCTCCCCGAGTACATGGTGCCCGCGGCCTTCGTGGCGATGGACGCCTTCCCGACGACAACGAGCGGGAAGATGGACCGTGCCGCGCTCCCCGAGCCGGCGGCGGAGAAAGCGCCCGCGGCCGCCGCGTCGGAGGGAGACGCGCCGGCGAACGCGGTGGAGGAGGCGCTGGCGCGGATCTGGGCGCAGGTGCTGCGGCGCGAGCGGGTGGGCGTGCACGAGAACTTCTTCGAGCTGGGGGGAGATTCGATTCTCTCCATCCAGGTCATCCTCCGCGCGGCGCAGGAGGGGATCCGCATCGTGCCGCGCCAGATCTTCGCGCACGCCACCGTCGCCGAGCTGGCCGCGGTCGCGGGGACGGCGCCCGTCGTCGTCGCCGAGCAGGGCGCGGTGACGGGCGAGGCGCCGCTGACGCCCGTGCAGGCGTGGTTCTTCGCGCAGGACCTCGCGGACGCGCACCACTGGAACCAGGCGTTCCTCCTCCGCGCCACGGAGCGCATCGACGCGGATCTCCTCGCGCGGGCGGCGGACGCGCTGCTGGCGCACCACGACGCGCTCCGCGCCCGCTTCGTCCGCACCGGCGACGGGTGGACGCAGCGCTTCGACGCGCCCGGCGGCCCGTCCCCCGTCTTCGTCGTCGATCTGGGTGACGTCTCCGACGCGGCATTGGCGGATGCGATCGCCGCGCGGGCGACGGAGGCGCAGGCGTCGCTCGACGTGGAGCGCGGACCCGTGATCTCCATCACCCTGTTCGACTGCGGTGCGCATCGCCCGCAGCGGCTGCTCGTCGCCGCGCACCATCTCGTCGTCGACGCGGTCTCGTGGCCGCCGCTGCTCGCGGATCTGGAGGCGGCGTACCGCGCGCTGGCCGCCGGATCGGATCCCCATCTCCCGCCCAAGACCACGTCGTACGCGCACTGGGCGCGGCGGCTGGCGGCGTTCGCGCGCACCCCCGAGGTCCGCGGCGAGACGGGCTACTGGAGCGGCATCCCCACCCATCTCCCCCCGCTCCCCGTGGACGCGGAGGGAGAGGACGTGGAGGGCGCCGCGGACGCCGTGGCCGTGGAGCTGGACGAGGCCGAGACGCGGGCGCTGCTGGAGGAGGTGCCGCCCGTCTACGGCACGCAGGTGAACGACGCGCTCCTGGCCGCGCTGGCCATCGCGCTGCGCGAGTGGACCGGGCGCGAGGAGGCGCTGGTGGAGCTGGAGGGGCACGGCCGCGAAGACCTGTTCGAGGACGTGGATTCCAGCCGCACCGTGGGCTGGTTCACGACGATGTATCCCGTCCTCCTGCGCGCCGTGGGCGACGTGGGGGCGACGGTGAAGGCGGCGAAGGAGACGCTGCGCGCCGTCCCGCGCCGCGGCATCGGCTACGGGATGCTGCGCTGGATTGGCGAGCCGGCCGACCGCGCGCTGCTGGCGTCGCGCGCGCGGCCGGAGGTGAGCTTCAACTACCTGGGGCAGGTGGACGGCAGCGCGCAGGGAGACCGCTCGCCGCTGCTGGTGCCGGCAGAGGAGCCGGCGGGCGCGGTGCGGTCGCCGCGGGCGCAGCGGCGCCACCGCATTGCCGTGGAGGGGATGACGGCGGGCGGGCGGCTGCGGATGGCGTTCTGGCACTCCACCGCCGTCTACCGCCGCGAGACGGTGGAGCGGCTGGCGGAGGCGTACGCGTCTGCGCTGCGGGCGCTGATCGCGCACTGCCGCGAAGGCGGCGCGGGCGGCTTCACCCCGTCCGACTTTCCCGAGGCCGGCCTCGACCAGGCATCGCTCGACGCGCTGATGGCGCAGCTGGGCGGGTGA